One Halolamina litorea genomic window carries:
- a CDS encoding SdpI family protein produces the protein MNTSGRFGLAGAIVAASAAVGVLAAPSLPAEMATHWNAAGQPDDTLPKAAALAVLPAVSIGLLALFAALPRIDPRRENVASFRAAYDWFVVLLVGFLSVIQVGIVAYNLGYRFPFVSLVLLGAAGLLYYAGVLVGRAEQNWFVGIRTPWTLESEEVWERTHEVGAPLFKLCAASTLLAAVFTDWALLLTVAPVLLTVVITVGYSYRLSQRLEAE, from the coding sequence GTGAACACGAGTGGACGCTTCGGGCTGGCCGGCGCCATCGTCGCCGCCTCGGCGGCGGTGGGGGTTCTCGCGGCCCCGTCGCTCCCGGCGGAGATGGCGACCCACTGGAACGCCGCGGGGCAGCCGGACGACACACTGCCGAAAGCAGCCGCACTGGCAGTTCTCCCGGCTGTATCGATCGGGCTTCTCGCCCTCTTTGCGGCGCTGCCCCGGATCGACCCGCGGAGGGAGAACGTCGCGTCGTTCCGCGCGGCGTACGACTGGTTCGTGGTGCTGCTGGTCGGCTTCCTGAGCGTCATCCAGGTCGGCATCGTCGCCTACAACCTCGGCTACCGCTTCCCGTTCGTCTCGCTCGTACTGCTCGGGGCTGCGGGGCTGCTCTACTACGCCGGCGTGCTCGTGGGGCGGGCCGAACAGAACTGGTTCGTCGGCATTCGGACGCCGTGGACCCTCGAGAGCGAGGAGGTCTGGGAGCGGACCCACGAGGTCGGCGCACCGCTGTTCAAACTCTGTGCGGCGTCGACGCTGCTGGCCGCGGTGTTCACCGACTGGGCCCTCCTGCTGACCGTCGCGCCGGTCCTCCTGACGGTCGTGATCACGGTCGGCTACTCCTACCGACTCTCCCAGCGCCTCGAGGCCGAGTGA